GTGAGATTCACATTAAAGGCATCGAACACTGTTCCCCTTTCATGTGACCAGTCGTAGCATCCATGGGAAGGCATTGGGAGAATGCAGAACTGACAAAAATATCAAGCAAAAGACTAACATTATTGTAGGAAGCCATGTTGTGAATTTGCTAGAGGGTAGCCAAAAGTGCTTATTAGCTTCCTGGTTGCTAGGAATTAGGTAAGTTGGTATATTTACAGAAGCCCCTTATGCACGGCGTTGGGGCAACTTTTCAAATATGGCTGCCAATTAACGGAGGTTGTGTTGGATGCATTGATTGTATCTCGTTACATATTTGTTTGGCATGTGCTTAATGTCGTGCAAGTTATCAAATAAGCAGTCGATTGAcacttttttcttcatttagcTAAGTCTGTATCTCATTGCATCATGATTTAAAATGACACTTGATCCTTCATTTGGATTGAGTCGATCGTGAGATTTAACTCCTTTTTGAATTTGAAGCTGTCAATTCTCTAGTTTGCCATTCTTGATCAGAAAAAGTAATATGATGATATGAAATATAACCAGTTGCATCACTTACGTGGTCATTAACTCTGACTTTTTTGTCTCAACACTGGTTAAGTCGAGCAAGTAAACTCAATTGCTAAGAAGTCGCATGCATTTATCTGATAAAATTGAAGATGACAGCTTCGATCTTTTCTTATTGTTTTCTGTAGTAAATTATacttctttttagttttataattttgaagAATACTGTTTATAATTATGTTTACAATTATATTTCTTCAAAAAACTCAATAGCGCCAGAAACTAATTAGGAAAATTCAATGGGCTTGCAATGCTtcagtttttcttcttgtttttggttgaAACATAAAGCATTCTACTTGAGTTGTGTGATTTTATCTTAGGTTTTGGGGTTGAGGGATAAAAGAGGAAGACTATTATATTTTGGTTTTAAAAAACTTTGTAAACTAATAGCTACTTGTGTGTATATTATGGCATCATTTACAAGAAGTTTTGTGTTAATACAGTAACAGTAGTAGTATGCAACTTGCTTAGATTAAAGCTGGCAATAGTTCGGTAGAGAACTAAGATAGTTGCTAATCTGGATTTTTATTAATTTCAATGCAATTGTTCAGTTTTGTTGGTACACTTGCACCATTAAGATTAAGTTAATTTAGTATTCCTACTTTTCATGATTTACTTGTGAAAAGTCAttcaaaatagaaaatatgaaACCATATATCAAATTTCAAGAATCATAAGAATCACAAGGATTGCCCAAATTAACATTTGAGCTAACCTTTACTAAGTTGATGAACCATAGAAAATTAATTgtaacttgttttttttttggattaatttttcttacACTATCCGTGTATATACTTACAAACCTATATACATGTCGCATTAtttcaatttgaatttaaatactGAATTTTTGTATACGTGACCTGCATCTAAATGCGTTAATGTATACATTCATCTAAATGCATTAATGTATACATTGACCATGCGTAAAAGATGTTAATGTACAAACGGACAATTTATAAATATTCCTATACTTGTCAAGCATTTACAATGATATAATGACAGTACTTATCAGTTTACAATGAGATAAGATACGTTGAATTTGAACGAATCTAAATTAGTAAGTAATCTAATCCAAATCTGAATTGACCACtaatttgaaaattcaaaagataTTTACAAATGTCTTTAACTCAGTCCAACAAGAGTACGGTAGAGCAAATAGAATGGTGGAATGATCCACCTGATTTTGAACCACTAAACTTGCTGGATAATTCATTTGCAAGTTGATGCATCAAATCCTGCTTTGATGTCATaaagaaaccaagaaaagaaaaaaggttcaATAGCAGTATAGCACTCGTGGGATTGCTGTTCGAAATTTAAGTTAGATTAGTATTGCAATTGTCAAAAGTCAATTTGGGTAGCAAAACCTCAGAGGAAATGATTTCGTGTCCTTTTTTGTTTGTTCCAAATTAATCTTAAACGAGAGGTTCTGTTGTTAACTTGTTAAGGATGTGATCATGCATCGTGGCTCCATAGTCATCTAGAGGAAGAAGTGATACAAATTATCAAAAGGGGTAATTAAAATTCAAGCTTTTTCTTGTGTTTCAGGCTTTGAAAATTTTACCCTAATGATAATAATTAGGCAATAAGAAAAGCTAATACAGTAATTAACAGCAAAGTCAAATGCTGTAACGTGCTTTATTGGCAACCCTTTGGATTTTATCAGTTCAAAACCAATTACATTTGGCATGACAGGATTTGTATACTAGTTCTTAATTTATACACCCTCAATTATggccaaagaagaaaaaggtgtACACTTCAATATTTGGTCAAAAAATGGCCAACCTTAGTAATTGCTAAATGCCAACAGCCTCTTGGGTTGTTGGTACCACCGTCTTGATGGGATGAACCCTTGTCTTCCACCGTGCCACTTAATTATGGCTGTCACTTAATTGAGCTTCCTCCGATGGGAAAATCCTGACAAAAAAAAGAGTAATTGCTAAATGTCTAAACTAGATGTGCCTCTGaatttttgttcttcaaatatTTCTGCTGAATCAGATATTCAATGCAAAAAATCACCCATCAAGATCATCTTTAAATACATCCCCCATATTTGATCTCTTGCAAACATACTTcttttaatataaattttagTAACTAACTACAAAAAAGTATCCTTTGTCTGCCCTAGCCGAAAAAACACATAGTCTCCTTAAATGTTATTATCAACCTGATTAAAcaattatttttgtatttaaataATTTCCTTATTCAAGATTTATAGGTTTTATATATTTCAGCCATAAaataggtattgatgatttcagaaatttgaagtttctcataatatcacttaacaccTCTAAAGTTTAAAATATTTTCATAAATTATTATTGCTAATTTATTATAAGTTTTACATTAAACTTGAAAGTTCGTGCATATACTCTCATAGCTTATAGGTTTTGAGCGTCGAGCACTTTTGAAAGAAAGGATTGCTTTACAGGTACGTAATCCAAAAACAATAGGATTTGAAACTTAGAAAGTTGATAAGAAggtattatataattataaggtACCTGTCATGGTGCGATACGTTGCTCTACTGTCCATCATGTTCaaccaaataaataaagtaattcTATCATGTTTAGCAAGGGCGGAACTAAGGCGATGGGGAGTGGCCTCGTCCCCCAagttttataaaatttaatttttttcctgtaaaattaaaatttataaaaatacttTTTATAAATTTAAGCTCTCACCCTTGCAAAAACCTAAAACATTTTAGTTTACATGTTAAAGTTTAGGTATCCTAAAGGTTGCCCCCTCAAATTATATTTTCTGGTTTTGTCTATAACGTTTAGTACCTACTAGACAAATTAATAATTCTATTTTTTCATTGTCAAACCACCTAtctcaaaattaacaaaataaaaactcttTCACTTTCACTCATGTGGACCACATTGAATATATTCCGTCATAAAGAAGGCATGAGGGTCGTCCACAAGTGCAGGTCCAATTGTACATCTGCAATACACGACATGGAATGTACCTATCTTTGAATTCCATAACCGTAGTTagattttataaaacaaatctTCGATAAGAAGAAAATCATGTGTACACGCACATGTGTAAAGAAGTGATAAACCATTGGAGTTTACCTAGTGATCAAGAGAATACTCTTAGAATCTTTTTCCACTGTCAAGTTCAGGATTCAAATTTCATGCTTGGTAGTTGGAGGTAAGAAGTATGTAAAGAAGTGATATATTTTGATAATAGGTACTGTGGATTTTGATTGCAAGTTATTCAAGAAAAACTTTTAGAATATTTCCTAGACATGTTTCTCATTTACCTGTTTACATTGTATAGATTACATCACTAAAATGtatttttctacaaattctCCCATCCAAATAGATCCAGTTCTTGATTTtttcaaaactaaacaaaaatttgtATTGCTCAGAATCGATGATGGAAGAAGCTTGAGTAATAGAAGAACAAGTGGAGAATGGAAACAAGGGTAGAAATGAAAGTTTGAACATCATTGAATGGTCATAGACTGAAAGCTGTCGTGGCTTAAATTTGAAGTCCCGGGAGGGGAAAGGAGAATTTGAAGTTCATGAATTGAGATCTTGATTTCAAATCTCTCTATTTTTCCCGCTTTTACGGCCCCACAAATTTTCCCTgctgaagaaaaaaagagaggggatTAGTGTTTGTAAGCCTAAACATTTATTATGCTTGTCTTCAAGCACTTTGATATATATGAACATCGTACTCAACGATTGCCATCGAAGATTCCCCTCAGCCAATAAGTACAGAAATGAGTGATCGTCTTTTTCTGCGTTTTAGGTGCCTTTCTATTTCCATTTCCCACTCGGCCAATAAGAATAGAAATGAGTGATCATCTTTTTCAGAGCTTTAGTTGCCTTTTGATTTCCTTCCACGATAGTTGGGACCTCTTGGCTACAACCTTACAAAGGAACCTTGTGAAGGGGAAGAAAAAAACAGGAAAGGAACCTTGTGAAGCCCTAGTCGTTTCTGCTACTGCTTTTATTCTCGCACGATATTTATTCTCTTGGTCGAGAACGTAGCAATAGATACTGTTCAATTATGTCTCAGCATAAgaggataattttagaaacctcctctaaggtttctgacaattttatTTAGCAccctcaaattttaaaaattttcacttgTCTCTCTAACTATAAGTTTTTTTGTATCatttacgaccattttaaaatataatattaaaaatttattttggggTGAGAGAATACAATTTCATTCCAAACTTGCCCATTTTCTTGTGATTTCTTGATTGTCAaaatacaccaaattttttctcttaatttttgtaaattgatcgataaaaatttaaaaattgataACAATATCAGAAAATTCTTTAATAGTTTTTGCATCATTGTTTTGAACAAGAAATGTTAAATTActtaaaattatgaataatTTACAATACTCTTAAAAATAACTTGAAATAATTTACAGTCACAATATTACAACCATAATAATACCATTTTGTACTAGCTTAAAAATAATACaaacaaattttatatataagtTTTAGCATCTTGTATCTTTTAGTTTTTAAACCatcaatttagaaaaaaaaattagaaaattgaaaaaaatgtaaatgatTTATGAAACTTCTTAAATTTACTCAAAACACTttacaataaaaaaatacaCTATGGGCCCGTTTGGAatgtgagttttttgggtgtttgtataaaattttagtgtaaatcactgtagaagttgtagaaaaactttgtaagatgaaattttttttccttttcattttctttcttttttttcttttttctttttttcttttttttcttttttttcttttttttcttttttttcttttttcttttttttctttctttcttttttcttttccttcctccctttccactttttttctcttcccctctgcctcccccgccacccctccCCTCCCCCTCTCCTCCTCTCCCCTGGCAGTCAAATTGGATTATGATCACGATGGAAGATtagaattaaaaagaaagaaaggaataaGAAATGATGATCCCAGCTCCAGGGACAAAAAAGTGAGGGAAGATTAGTTTGCGGTCAGAGGAAGAAGGAAATGGGTCCCCATGCTTTCGCCGGTTTTCGCCGCATCCGTACTTACGCTCCCCCACCGGCCCACCGCCCGACTGCCAGTGCTTCAGTCATGTGCACGCGCAACTCCCTTTTTTCTCCTTGGAACTGCCCACCCATTGTCGCTTCTTTAGGTGGACATCCCCATTAATTCCTTCTACTGCTCTTGCTCTTTATATTTTGCCCATTCCACCCTCCCCCTCCAGATCGCAGCCCCTCTCCCTCCCCCACTTTCCGATCTGGTCATGCGGTTGCGATCTGGTCGCGCGACCAGATCGCTGCTAGCGAGAGGGGGAGGGTGCCGGGGGAGGCCGAGGCGAAGAGGGGAAGaggagggagaaagaaaaaaagaaaaagagcacCAACAGATCGGTTAAAGGGGAGGGGAGAGGGGgtaagggagagaaaaaaaaaaagtttggccGGAACTGGCCGCCGGAATAGTGATTGGCACCGgaagtggtggtggtggtggccgCCGGCGACGGAGTATGTGGTGGGTTGGGttggggaggaaaaagaagaaaagttgaagggaaagtttttttgtgtatttttgaagtgtgtaggttaaaaactttgataagttttttgggttcctgtagcaaaagttgttaaaaaactagtattatataaacttggtaaaaacttgaggttccaaacaggccctataTTCTGTACAATAAGAATAAGTCTTCaaactttttgtttttatttgttattaatATACTCAAGTTTTTGtaataaaaaataagataatAAAACTGCAAATTTGGAACGAGATTATATTTACTctctcaaaatgaattttttaatattatattttcaaatggattgtaaatgatacaaaaaaaatttaaagtaagagaggcaagtgagatttttcaaaattcaaaggtgctaagtgaaattgtcaaggtttctaaaattatccccaatATTAATAAGGAATACTTGGTACTGCAAAAGAAGCAATTAAGTATACCTTTTATGCAATTAACCTACAgcagttttgtttttttttttttttttgtgccttgaattttcttttttttataatcaaCAGAGATATCCACATTTTCTTGAAAACCTTGAAGCCATTTCAATGCATATGGTGGATGAGAAAGGATACACCAATTGGTTCAGTGATACAATAGTATGTACCTACAGTTGTCAACAGACATACAATTGGTTCGGATTAACTCTACTTGCACTTTTAAACTtgtatcactttttcactttgCACCATGAACTTCAATTTTGAACACTTTACACCCTAAACTCTTAATTTCAAGCACTTTGTACCCTAAATTCttaaatttatttcatttaatttcaatcaattattatattcataaaattaatgAGATAAAGGGAGGTAAAAATTAATGTCAATGTACTTTTGTTATTATATTCTTAAATTTGTTATTGTAGTTTATCATGATTTTCTTCAGGAAAAGACTTAAACCCACCTGCAAAGACTTAAACCCCACCTGCACTAGGGTACAACAAACAAAGGTGAGTTGGATATACTTCCGTATGACTTCAGAACTCATTTACACAATGCGATTTTGATGCAGCAATAAGAAATTATATCAAACTTGAAATCAGTCATCATTTGGGGTTCTATAAATACCATCATCCCTGTCAGTTATGGACACATTCCTGCCTAGCTACTTTTAGTTTCAGCCAAACTACATATTCATACCTAGCTCAACTGAAATTAAAGTTTCCATGGCATACCAGAGCGCCTACAATATGAATTACCAGATACTACTATGCTTGATACTCTTCTCCCTAGTCCTTCTCCTGCCACTGCCATCCCATTCTGCTGATCCAAGCCCATTGCAAGATTTCTGCGTTGCAGATCTTGATTCCTCTTTATACATTAATGGCTTTCCGTGCAAAAACCCTGATAACGTATCTTCACAAGACTTCTTCGCCAATGGGTTCCAACAAAGTCCAGgagaattcaatatttttgaCGTCAATGTCACTCGTCAAGATGTGCATCGATTTCCAGGACTCAACACTCTAGGGCTGTCAATGAACCGAGTGGTTTTGAAGCCTGGAGGGCTGAATGCACCCCACGTCCACCCTCTTGCATCCGAGCTGGCTCTAGTCATGGATGGAAAAATATTTGTAGGCTGGGTGACAACCGGAAACGTTTTCTactggaaaattttgacttcagGAGAGTTGTTTGTGATTCCGCCTGGGCTAGTGCACTTCCAACTGAATATTGGACACGAGAACGCACGCTTCTTCGCCTCGTTCAACAGTCAAAATCCAGGGATTCAGTTCGCCCCCCTTGCTCTTTTTAACTCCACGCCTTCGATTCCTGATCTCGTGTTGAGTAAAGCATTTCAAGTAAATCAAAGTATCATTGAGCTCATTAAGTCTAGGTTTGCAACTGTGTCGACTGTGTCGACCGTGCTTAAGTCATCTTACTAACGTCCAATTCCCGGGTGTTGTTCATTATTGTTGGCAtactaaataataaaaacttCTATATTATTGTTTAATTGTATTTTGGTCAagttaatttttagtagttttattGGCATCAAATTGGGATAGTGTTACGATTTAGAAactagtattgtattaagtaATTTCTTATGGTTGTCAGTAGTCATGATATGTATTTAGTTGGAACAATAAAAGTTTGAGTCTTGTTATTGATATTAGTCCTCTTCATGTAAATTAgcctccatatatatatatatatattggtttTGTGAAAGTTATCTCCTATAATTTTTCTTGGGTATAATTATTAGGCTCTACATCTGGTATCGAATCCTATTTTCATGAAATTAATCTTTGGGTGAGTTGTCAGAGTTCGGACACAAGATTTGCCGGGACTGTTCAATTGATCACataatacagattttgtatatagtagtgagtagggtcgaatccacagggactggagagaaatttctttctttccaagtcAATAGAACAAAATTGGGAGATATTCAATGgaatgaaagtgaaaataaaataaataaaatttaaaagctAACTCACCAAGTGCAATTTACTAAAactaataattaataaaattctacTCAAAGGATCAACTACTCAGgtacggtccaattaaatgatcatcgatgcaaagatatttcatccattcatcactaggttggttatagttatcaacaaactctgacaaccagttcttccttactttttcgacagtcaaggtacgaccattgactgcttctctaaccagaTAATAACCCTAgatacgaccgtaggaatttaattacccaattgcattaaagttagaagaacccaaccctaactaataaacacgctaagagggtttatttaaactagatcttacgtttccccaacataaagccaattatggtggttgtcaCTAGGTATcaactaaacgaacaattacgaattcaatttagttaatgTGACAGTAGGCtaataaattaaatcaaatacccggccgttgatgttcaattaataaaatacccatgaacaattaattcaggaaacgcacgaatagcaacaaattagaagaaataatgaagattcgattagatctcacaaatattatggaccgcgctttcgcgtcaacctttgggtagaggagagaattagccgctcctcatcatgTCAAGCTCGTGTGATTTGATTAATATCATCCACACAATTGCCCAGAAATTAATTGTCGAGGAATTGGGGAAGGTGAATTAATCGAAATAATAACAAAGGGAAACCTGGCTTCGTCTTCGTATTGGAGCCGCAATTACAAAGCAAAAGGCTTTTCTAATTGCTGCcgagaagaaaaagggaaaaagcgtCTGACggtgaaaagaaaacaaaagctaGCCTAATTGATTGCTacccaaaaagaaaagcaaaacgTCTGACAGATCTcgcaaaagaaaactaaaactaagGTATTGATATCACGTGAATCTCGCTTCTTCTTATTTGTAGCGCTGCCAGTAGTAAAGCATTAGGAACAAGGCTTTTTGTCCCAAGGCTCTGATCTCACGCATCTAGTCCACGTAGACCGGGTTTCTTAATTGGGTCTCCTGCTATTGGTCCCACGGATCCGGCTTTTCGGCAACATCTACCTtttctggcgtgggcacgccctgAGATGAAGggtcttctggaaatttgccTCAAGAAATTACTTTTAACGCCAGTCATCTATAACTCatacaaatatgaaatatgAGCAAAATCTCAATACTTAGCACAATAAGTAGCCAAAATTTGGATAAAATAACAGTgcaaaatatgccaaataactgctctatcaaatccccccacacctagacaatgcttgccctcaagcatttcGGAGCTCAGAAGTACAACCAAGAGAGCAGAGGTCATGCAGTAATTTATACTAACACAGGCACCCCGCGACCCCGACAAGGTCGTCGAAATGAGAATGTACTGGACAGGCAATTTAACTACAGAATGTGCTCAGTAAGACTCATCAGTATCAAGAGAATGTATAAATACTGGGAACTCTCAAATCAACATCGCGGAATGCCATTACCATaggcttgcacatttatcaaATCTCCATCACTCAAAATTGAACTAGATACACTAATCAAAGAGACTTTCATAGGGTTGTAATAGGGTTGGGCAAAAGGTGGGATAAATGGTACAGGTAAGGTGTAATGTATCAAGAAGATGCCCGATATTCACTTCCCAACCACAAAGCTTCACCAGGGAATTTCACAAGCAAGGCATTTCCATTTGCTATACCTACTGTGCAAGGGATgactttcacttttttttttttttttttttagggaaaCCTTTGCAAGGCGTGGGCATGCCTTGAGAGCCAGAGTCGGCTGTTCACCATTTTGCTAACAATgtccccccccttttttttgatttttttttcttttgctttgctTCTGATCCCAGATGCACAGAAACAACACCATACAACATCAAATCTGCCAACCAACACTTGCTACCATTGATTCCCTCGCCTTGAATAAGCAATGAGTTTCAGGCATCTCTTAACAACACAAGGAAGTCTAAGAAAGGTCTCGGGGTTTCAAACATGGTTGACAAACAAAAAGATGGATAAAGGCTCAAATTGGTTCACTATTGGGAGATAAGATGAGGGTGTGGTTTGTAGATAGCTAAAGAAGGTTAAATCctaaatgcccttatcatttcaaatgcatcTAATTCAACAAAATGTGGTCTCGACATGTATAaaatagcaagttctagaatgccaataccatgtgtgatacccactcaatcaaacaaaactagagcaaacaagaataatatgcTCATATATGGCTCAAAAGctctcaaaagtttcaagaacgGGTAAAATCCAGCATATTCAACATCTCTTAACAACACTGTCAAgggaaaacaaaatgcacagcTAGTATATTTAACCACACACCCATGCACTGTGATTGTATAATTCATCATAGCAAACAGAAAGTCAACTAACTACCCCttttttttctccattttttcttcttctttttttcttttctttttttttcatttcttattgttcccatttttttttttttgaataaaaggaaACAATGGAAGTAGACAGAAATAATAGCAACCatccccccccacacctaaaatCGACATTGTTCTCAATGTATAAATGACAAATGAAGTAGTAGGTGATAAGGAGAGAAACTTTCCTGACCACTGAGAGGGAGCACCGAGACACTAAGGTGGAGGAGGATGAGGCGGGGTGAATCCGATGTGAGCGAAGAAGGTCGCTTGATTCTCTGCCTGAATACGGGCGAAGACCTGTAGCGCTGCAAGACGGCCATCTAATCTCGCCACCTGGGTGCCTAGCTCATCGAAGGAATCCTGGAGGTTTTGGTAACGGGATTCCCAAACGGGAGGAGTCTGATAGGAGAACGGACCCGCCTGATCCAGATGGGGTGGAAACCCAGTGGAGGAAACAGTCAGAGGCACCCGGGGCCGTGGCTCGCCCTCGCCAGGGGGTGTCATCTGGTATACATCTTCCACTTTGAAAATGACCCCCATCCTCTCTAAGCTACGTAGATCCAATGGCTCAATTTCCCGGGCAAGAGTGAACTGGTGCTCCTGATCGAGGTCAAGCAATCCCAATTGAACGGCTAAGTGAGTAATGAGTGAACCCATAATCATCGGCTTATGCCGCTTCTGAACGACGGACTGCATTTGAGTGGCAGCCCAACACCCAAAATTAACCTGCACCTTGTTGCGCATGCACCAAAGAAAGTAGAACTCCGCCTTGGTAAGGGTGCCGGAGGAGTCCTTTCGGCCCCAGAAGTTATAAGCCAAAAATCTGTGAATAACCTTTAAGACCAGGTCCTTAAGATAAGAGGCCTTAGATTGACTCGGATCATAGAGTTGGCGGTTTGTGGACCATTCCCTCTATATGCCAATGTATTCACTAGAAAAGAGCCGGGTGTAATCACAGGC
This portion of the Coffea arabica cultivar ET-39 chromosome 2e, Coffea Arabica ET-39 HiFi, whole genome shotgun sequence genome encodes:
- the LOC113728948 gene encoding germin-like protein subfamily T member 1; translation: MAYQSAYNMNYQILLCLILFSLVLLLPLPSHSADPSPLQDFCVADLDSSLYINGFPCKNPDNVSSQDFFANGFQQSPGEFNIFDVNVTRQDVHRFPGLNTLGLSMNRVVLKPGGLNAPHVHPLASELALVMDGKIFVGWVTTGNVFYWKILTSGELFVIPPGLVHFQLNIGHENARFFASFNSQNPGIQFAPLALFNSTPSIPDLVLSKAFQVNQSIIELIKSRFATVSTVSTVLKSSY